GGGGCTGGCGAGGATCGTCGTGAGGTCGGGGGCATCGAGCAGCACCCGCCCGCCGGCCAGGAACTCACCCGGTCCGGTCGCCGCCGGGACGACGGACGCACCGCCCAGCCCGGCCGTCGGTCCCGCCAGCTCGGGATACGTGCCCTCGTCCGACCAGCCGAAAAGCACCGGCGCCCAGCCGTCCCCGTAGCGGGCCTGCACCAACGGACGGTCGAGCACGGGCTCTTCGCTCGTGTACCCGGCGTCGACGAAGGCGAGACCGGTCGCGGCCGAGATCGTCGCGACCGCCTCGGCGATCAGCTGGTCGCCCGCGGCGGGTGCGCCGTCGGGCCGGACCACGTAGCGGATGGGGCGGCAGGGGTCGAAGCCGATGGGAGCGCCCGACGCCGTGACGTCGAGGAATGCGTACGACCCGCTCGTCGCGACCACGACGCCCGGCAGGACGCGCACGGCGT
This Cellulomonas sp. WB94 DNA region includes the following protein-coding sequences:
- a CDS encoding matrixin family metalloprotease, producing MTLSMRRYRRQAERIERRGGAAATRAGLNPILAVGLVAALLCLAWSRGALPEWLPVPRPPTFISVEGRLVAVPVPAKDAVRVLPGVVVATSGSYAFLDVTASGAPIGFDPCRPIRYVVRPDGAPAAGDQLIAEAVATISAATGLAFVDAGYTSEEPVLDRPLVQARYGDGWAPVLFGWSDEGTYPELAGPTAGLGGASVVPAATGPGEFLAGGRVLLDAPDLTTILASPDGYARARAVVVHEVAHVVGLDHVADAGELMAPTMGPLTELGPGDRAGLALVGQVPCDGV